Part of the Carnobacterium pleistocenium FTR1 genome is shown below.
CGTGTAAACATCACATTGCAATGTACAGAATGTAAAGAACGTAACTACATCTCAAAGAAAAATAAACGTAACAGCCCTGACCGTGTTGAGTTTAAAAAATACTGCCCGCGCGAACGTGTTGTAACTTTGCATCGTGAAACAAAATAACATTTTTGTTATTTTAATTCGCAAAAAATAAGTTATCTATAGAAAAGACTGGAAGAATTTCTTTCAGTCTTTTTATGTGTCTAAAAAAGCATAAGATTAGATTCACTGATTTGTATTTGTTATACTAATAACACTAAAAGAAAAGGTGGTTTTATGGATGGATAAATGTGAATTTTATTTAAGTAATGGAAAATCCCTGGTAGTAAATAGTACTGCTGAACAATTACTAAATAAAGCAACAGATAAAGATGGAGAGCTGCTAGAAAGCTTTATTTTAGTAGAAGATGAAACCGGAACTCCTTGTTATTTGAATCCATATCAAATTGTAACCGTTTCAGTATCTAAAAATGATGCAGGAAAAGCTACGAACGAAATTAAAGCTACTCAAGAGGGAGAACACGCAAAGGGAAATCTAGATGCTATAAAAAATTTAAGCAAAGATATTGAAAACATGGAATAAAAAATTTTTATTATTCGTTTAAAACAAGAAAATACTATAGAAATTTAGGTGGATGATCTGAATTTCCATAGTATTTTTTAATGTACAATCTTAAATGAGCAACTTGCGCATTTTCGCCAAGAGTAAAACTCTTTATGCTATAATAACTAGTAAAGATTGTTTAATGAATAAAATCAATTGAATGGAGTTGAAAGTTTGGAATATAGAACTCAAATGAAATTAAAACGTTTTTT
Proteins encoded:
- the rpmG gene encoding 50S ribosomal protein L33, yielding MRVNITLQCTECKERNYISKKNKRNSPDRVEFKKYCPRERVVTLHRETK